From Alcaligenes faecalis, the proteins below share one genomic window:
- the azu gene encoding azurin, whose product MFAKLAFTAVLGLASVPAFAACDITIEGNDSMQFNTKSIVVDKTCKEFTINLKHTGKLPKAAMGHNVVISKKSDESAVATDGMKAGLDNNYVKAGDERVIAHTDVVGGGESTSVTFDVSKLKEGEDYAFFCSFPGHWSIMTGEIKLGS is encoded by the coding sequence ATGTTTGCCAAACTTGCTTTCACAGCCGTTCTTGGATTGGCCAGCGTGCCTGCTTTTGCTGCTTGCGACATTACCATCGAAGGCAATGACTCCATGCAGTTCAACACCAAGAGCATCGTTGTTGACAAGACATGCAAGGAATTCACGATCAACCTGAAACACACCGGCAAGCTGCCTAAAGCAGCCATGGGCCACAACGTCGTTATCTCGAAGAAATCCGATGAAAGCGCTGTTGCTACCGATGGAATGAAAGCCGGCCTGGACAACAACTACGTTAAAGCCGGTGACGAGCGCGTGATCGCCCACACTGACGTGGTCGGCGGCGGTGAAAGCACCTCCGTAACGTTTGACGTCTCCAAGCTGAAAGAAGGCGAAGACTACGCTTTCTTTTGCTCCTTCCCTGGTCACTGGAGCATTATGACTGGCGAAATCAAGCTGGGTAGCTAA
- the rpsJ gene encoding 30S ribosomal protein S10 translates to MKNQKIRIRLKAYDYKLIDQSAAEIVETAKRTGAVVRGPVPLPTRIRRYDILRSPHVNKTSRDQFEMRTHQRLMDIVDPTDKTVDALMRLDLPAGVDVEIALQ, encoded by the coding sequence ATGAAAAACCAGAAAATCCGCATCCGTCTGAAGGCTTACGATTACAAGTTGATCGATCAGTCTGCTGCTGAGATCGTAGAAACCGCCAAGCGCACCGGCGCTGTTGTTCGTGGTCCAGTACCACTGCCAACACGTATCCGTCGCTACGACATTCTGCGTTCGCCGCACGTCAACAAGACATCGCGCGATCAGTTTGAAATGCGTACCCACCAGCGCTTGATGGACATTGTCGATCCTACCGACAAGACCGTCGACGCTCTGATGCGTCTGGATTTGCCAGCCGGTGTTGACGTCGAAATCGCTCTGCAGTAA
- the fusA gene encoding elongation factor G yields the protein MARKTPIQRYRNIGISAHIDAGKTTTTERILFYTGVNHKLGETHEGSATMDWMEQEQERGITITSAATTAFWRGMAGNYPEHRINIIDTPGHVDFTIEVERSMRVLDGACMVYCAVGGVQPQSETVWRQANKYGVPRLAFINKMDRTGANFFKVYDQLKLRLKAHPVPVVIPIGAEEEFQGVVDLIKMKAIIWDQASNGVKFEYTDIPAELQASAEEWREKMVESAAEASEDLMNKYLENGDLSEEDINLGLRTRTIACEIQPMLCGTAFKNKGVQRMLDAVIDYLPSPVDIPPVEGTDDDGEVIHRKANDEEPMSALAFKLMTDPFVGQLTFVRVYSGVLRSGDTVYNPIKGKKERIGRILQMHANNRAELKELVAGDIASVVGLKDVTTGETLCDAGQHIILERMEFPEPVISQAVEPKTKSDQEKMGVALSRLAQEDPSFRVSSDEESGQTIISGMGELHLEVLVDRMRREFGVEANVGKPQVAYRETIRKTCDEIEGKFVKQSGGRGQYGHVVLKLEPLEAGGGFEFVDAIKGGVVPREFIPAVEKGIRETLSAGVVAGYPVVDVKATLFFGSYHDVDSNENAFRMAASMAFKDGMRKAAPVLLEPTMAVEVETPEEYAGTVMGDLSSRRGMVQGMDDMVGGGKVIKAEVPLAEMFGYSTSLRSQTQGRATYTMEFKQYAEAPKNVADEVISARGK from the coding sequence ATGGCCCGCAAAACCCCCATTCAGCGCTACCGCAATATCGGTATCTCGGCTCACATCGACGCCGGGAAAACGACCACTACCGAGCGCATCCTGTTCTACACCGGTGTGAACCACAAGCTGGGCGAAACCCACGAAGGTTCGGCCACCATGGACTGGATGGAGCAAGAGCAAGAGCGCGGGATCACCATTACCTCGGCTGCTACCACTGCTTTCTGGCGTGGTATGGCGGGCAATTACCCAGAACACCGTATCAACATCATTGATACCCCCGGTCACGTTGACTTCACTATTGAAGTTGAGCGTTCCATGCGCGTGCTGGACGGCGCTTGCATGGTTTACTGCGCGGTGGGTGGTGTTCAGCCTCAGTCGGAAACCGTATGGCGTCAAGCCAACAAGTATGGCGTGCCTCGTCTGGCCTTCATCAACAAGATGGACCGTACTGGCGCTAACTTCTTCAAGGTTTACGACCAGCTCAAGCTGCGTCTGAAAGCCCACCCCGTGCCTGTCGTTATCCCGATCGGCGCTGAAGAAGAGTTCCAAGGCGTGGTTGACCTGATCAAGATGAAAGCAATCATCTGGGATCAAGCCAGCAACGGCGTGAAATTTGAATACACCGACATTCCTGCCGAGCTGCAAGCTTCGGCCGAAGAATGGCGCGAAAAAATGGTCGAGTCGGCTGCTGAAGCCAGCGAAGACCTGATGAACAAGTACCTGGAAAACGGTGATCTCTCCGAAGAGGACATCAACCTGGGTCTGCGTACACGTACCATTGCCTGCGAAATTCAGCCAATGCTGTGCGGTACCGCGTTCAAGAACAAGGGTGTACAGCGCATGCTGGACGCCGTGATCGACTACCTGCCATCGCCAGTGGATATTCCACCTGTCGAAGGTACGGACGATGACGGTGAAGTCATTCATCGTAAAGCCAACGACGAAGAGCCTATGTCCGCTCTGGCGTTCAAGCTGATGACTGACCCCTTTGTTGGTCAATTGACTTTCGTGCGCGTTTACTCGGGCGTTCTGCGTTCGGGCGACACGGTCTACAACCCTATCAAGGGCAAGAAAGAGCGTATCGGCCGTATCTTGCAGATGCACGCAAACAACCGTGCCGAACTGAAAGAACTGGTTGCTGGTGACATCGCTTCCGTGGTGGGGCTGAAAGACGTGACCACAGGTGAAACCCTGTGTGACGCTGGTCAGCACATCATTCTGGAACGCATGGAGTTCCCCGAGCCCGTGATTTCGCAGGCTGTGGAACCAAAGACCAAGTCCGACCAGGAAAAAATGGGCGTGGCCTTGTCCCGTCTGGCTCAGGAAGATCCTTCTTTCCGCGTCAGCAGCGACGAAGAGTCCGGCCAAACCATTATTTCCGGTATGGGCGAGCTGCACCTGGAAGTTCTGGTAGACCGCATGCGCCGTGAATTCGGCGTGGAAGCCAACGTGGGTAAACCACAAGTGGCTTACCGCGAAACCATCCGCAAGACTTGCGACGAAATCGAAGGTAAATTCGTCAAGCAGTCCGGTGGTCGTGGTCAGTACGGTCACGTTGTCCTCAAGCTGGAGCCCCTGGAAGCAGGCGGCGGCTTTGAGTTCGTTGACGCCATCAAGGGCGGTGTGGTTCCTCGCGAATTCATTCCTGCCGTTGAGAAAGGTATCCGCGAAACTCTGTCCGCAGGTGTGGTCGCTGGCTACCCAGTGGTTGACGTCAAGGCTACGCTGTTCTTCGGTTCGTACCACGATGTGGACTCGAACGAAAACGCCTTCCGTATGGCCGCTTCGATGGCCTTCAAGGATGGTATGCGCAAGGCTGCCCCAGTTCTGCTGGAGCCGACCATGGCTGTAGAAGTTGAAACCCCTGAGGAATACGCCGGTACAGTGATGGGTGACTTGTCCTCCCGTCGCGGTATGGTTCAGGGTATGGACGATATGGTTGGTGGTGGCAAGGTCATCAAGGCCGAGGTTCCTCTGGCCGAGATGTTCGGTTACTCGACCAGCCTGCGTTCGCAAACACAAGGTCGCGCTACGTACACCATGGAATTCAAGCAATATGCTGAAGCTCCAAAGAACGTGGCTGACGAAGTGATCAGCGCTCGCGGTAAGTAA
- a CDS encoding response regulator transcription factor, whose translation MIIASLEDDLVQAELIARILTEAGYECRSFHQGKDLLAALAKPHNFGLLLLDWELPDVSGLDVLRWVRTTLGHALPVIFLTSRTQEEDLVTGLQAGADDYINKPVRKGELVARVNAAVRRMDLSTSATQDSRFSFAGYDIFPEQGHIVLDGEPVTLAPKEFELALLLFRNPGRLFSRDVLSSAVWNREIPATSRTLDTHLSNIRRKLQLRPENGVRLTASYALGYRLELLTDPS comes from the coding sequence ATGATCATCGCTTCCCTGGAAGACGACCTCGTCCAGGCTGAACTGATTGCCCGGATCTTGACCGAGGCTGGCTATGAGTGTCGCTCCTTTCATCAAGGAAAGGACCTGCTGGCCGCACTGGCCAAGCCACATAATTTCGGTTTATTGCTACTGGACTGGGAACTGCCGGATGTCAGCGGCCTGGATGTGTTGCGTTGGGTTCGCACCACACTGGGCCATGCCCTGCCCGTCATATTCCTGACCAGCCGTACCCAGGAAGAGGATCTGGTCACGGGTTTGCAGGCCGGAGCCGACGACTATATTAATAAGCCCGTACGCAAGGGAGAGCTGGTTGCGCGCGTCAATGCTGCTGTCCGGCGTATGGATCTGAGCACCTCGGCCACTCAGGACAGCCGCTTTTCGTTTGCGGGCTACGATATCTTTCCTGAACAAGGCCATATTGTGCTGGACGGGGAACCCGTCACCCTGGCGCCCAAAGAATTTGAACTGGCCCTTTTGCTGTTTCGCAACCCCGGCCGCCTGTTCTCGCGTGATGTTTTAAGCTCCGCGGTCTGGAACCGGGAAATTCCGGCCACCTCCCGTACGCTGGACACTCACCTGTCCAACATACGCCGTAAACTCCAGTTGCGACCCGAAAACGGGGTGCGCCTGACGGCATCTTACGCCCTGGGCTATCGCCTTGAACTTTTGACCGACCCTAGCTAG
- the rpsG gene encoding 30S ribosomal protein S7: protein MPRRREVPKREILPDPKFGSVELAKFMNVVMLSGKKAVAERIVYGALEQIAQKTGKDPLEVFNAAINNVKPVVEVKSRRVGGANYQVPVEVRPVRRLALAMRWMREAAKKRGEKSMDLRLAGELSDAAEGRGGAMKKREDTHKMADANKAFSHFRW, encoded by the coding sequence ATGCCTCGCCGTCGCGAAGTACCCAAACGTGAAATCCTACCTGACCCAAAATTTGGCAGCGTTGAGCTGGCCAAATTCATGAACGTGGTCATGCTGTCCGGCAAGAAAGCTGTTGCCGAACGTATTGTTTATGGCGCGCTGGAACAAATTGCGCAGAAAACCGGCAAAGATCCGCTCGAAGTGTTTAATGCTGCCATCAATAATGTAAAACCTGTTGTTGAAGTCAAGAGCCGCCGTGTTGGTGGTGCTAACTACCAGGTTCCTGTCGAAGTGCGCCCTGTCCGTCGTCTGGCTCTGGCCATGCGCTGGATGCGCGAAGCCGCTAAAAAGCGCGGTGAAAAATCGATGGACTTGCGCCTGGCCGGCGAATTGTCCGATGCGGCCGAAGGCCGTGGCGGTGCAATGAAAAAGCGTGAAGACACGCACAAGATGGCCGATGCTAACAAAGCATTCAGCCATTTCCGTTGGTAA
- a CDS encoding LysE family translocator, with protein sequence MTLFLLIASTHFLALLSPGPDFFLIARSTLAHGRWVASGACAGVAMANGLYISLALTGFTRMSTGSPLFLLLQGAGGLYLLYLGVKFLQAARHDAQQRISASGASTGGWWHHVLMGLLSGLLNPKNALFYASLASVLASSRAGPVLHILLGLWMFFIVLLWDLFITVLIGHPRWQQRIQKHLPRIEQLCGLLLCLIATAALFNVAQHLTEAP encoded by the coding sequence GTGACCCTGTTCTTGCTGATCGCCAGCACCCATTTCCTGGCCCTGCTTTCCCCCGGCCCCGATTTCTTCCTGATTGCACGCAGCACCTTGGCCCATGGCCGCTGGGTAGCAAGCGGAGCTTGCGCAGGCGTCGCCATGGCCAACGGCCTATATATCAGCCTGGCGCTGACGGGTTTTACACGGATGAGTACCGGCAGCCCTCTCTTTTTGCTGCTTCAGGGTGCTGGAGGCCTGTATCTGCTGTACCTGGGCGTGAAATTTCTGCAAGCGGCCCGTCACGACGCCCAGCAACGAATCAGTGCCTCTGGCGCTTCTACAGGCGGCTGGTGGCATCATGTTCTGATGGGTTTGCTCTCCGGCCTGCTGAACCCTAAAAACGCCCTGTTTTACGCCAGCCTGGCCTCGGTACTGGCAAGCAGCCGTGCAGGTCCGGTTCTGCACATACTGCTGGGTCTGTGGATGTTTTTTATTGTATTGCTCTGGGATTTGTTCATTACCGTTCTGATCGGGCATCCTCGCTGGCAACAGAGGATACAAAAGCACTTGCCGCGAATAGAACAGCTCTGTGGGCTGCTGCTCTGCCTGATTGCCACCGCCGCGCTATTCAATGTGGCCCAACATCTGACTGAGGCGCCCTGA
- a CDS encoding helix-turn-helix transcriptional regulator — translation MFPMKAEFWRDKALPYVESRRACDSRICYQKHSHPTFSIGAVDSGGSVFTGAPGGPVQLAPGSLVFVPAHRSHACNPLPDQSWSYQMLHLDASWLEQLWQESTGFRLGAQEPIRVSHEPELYAAYCELNTLLFSAAPVLSKEAALIDFLLHHGSAQSQPLAPAPPPSPVLQKTLDRWVKGQLATIPLHELAQETGFSRYQLIRAFRRHTGLTPQRWQLNQRVNLARDALLQGDELADIAYRLGFADQSHFQRVFKHYTGVTPGRYRG, via the coding sequence ATGTTTCCGATGAAGGCTGAGTTCTGGCGGGACAAGGCCCTGCCCTATGTCGAGAGCCGCCGCGCTTGCGACAGTCGTATCTGCTACCAGAAGCACAGTCACCCGACCTTCTCCATCGGTGCCGTTGATAGCGGTGGCAGCGTCTTTACGGGCGCGCCCGGCGGCCCGGTCCAGCTTGCACCTGGCTCGCTGGTCTTTGTTCCCGCGCACCGTAGCCACGCCTGCAACCCTCTGCCGGATCAATCCTGGAGCTATCAGATGCTGCATCTGGATGCATCATGGCTGGAGCAGCTTTGGCAGGAAAGCACGGGATTCAGGCTTGGGGCCCAGGAGCCTATCCGTGTTAGTCACGAACCGGAGCTTTATGCAGCCTACTGTGAGTTGAACACCCTCTTGTTTTCAGCCGCTCCAGTACTGAGCAAAGAAGCAGCGCTGATCGACTTTTTGCTTCACCATGGCTCAGCCCAATCCCAGCCCTTGGCACCCGCTCCCCCGCCTAGCCCCGTTTTGCAGAAAACCCTGGATCGCTGGGTTAAAGGCCAGTTAGCCACTATCCCACTGCACGAACTGGCTCAGGAAACCGGTTTTAGCCGCTACCAGCTGATTCGTGCCTTTCGCCGCCATACTGGTCTGACGCCACAGCGCTGGCAATTGAATCAGCGCGTCAACCTGGCCCGTGATGCCTTGCTCCAAGGTGATGAGCTGGCTGATATTGCCTATCGTCTGGGCTTTGCGGATCAAAGCCATTTTCAACGCGTATTCAAGCACTACACCGGCGTCACGCCAGGGCGATACCGAGGCTAG
- a CDS encoding CHASE2 and HATPase_c domain-containing protein, which produces MSSPAPRNSKLLSDRIRKEWHLVSGLLMLLTLLFSSLRDDFALGKLNNLIYDFTMAAAIPQAAPPDIVIVAIDDYSIANLGFWPWRRINHAQLLGRLEQARAVGIDLVFQEPNPAYPDDDLALTQAIQQHGRVVLPLVYDPQRYIVHTAIPMLSQAAKASGYINIEPDPDGVVRRVALQRVTPLERVLPHFTIAMLMTGGDMDLALQALDSSKTDIPHIPFLGRSGHFQTVPYFNVLNGDIPASFFKDKYVLVGAWGSGLGDTFPTPLSKAGMSSMSGVEILANTLQAVRSNQWVRTPPAWFIALASCLPVLLACQVLIYLSPRATLLSLIGLVFAILLVNWIAMHGFNLWIPPLASLITVLLAYPLWHWRSQEAALNQVTEELNKLQLEYPDVRTALNERLSGLSARNLPHRLTQLHKSINLLRQAQTKREETLRFISHDMRAPQNSILALASLQRQDDSKLPPDQFLHKMENYAEQTLELVDNFISLARAEAMEMVLSPLALPDLLADCMDDAWASARKRSISLNLHDSELVWVNGNAPMLRRAFTNLIQNAIKYGPDGNQIDIELVLDKKTVRIFVKDQGWGIPIENQATIFEPYHRAHENTAGAPSGSGLGLAFVKTVINKHGGDIALDSTNEQGCTFIVSLSTIDVSDEG; this is translated from the coding sequence ATGAGCAGCCCAGCCCCCAGAAACAGCAAGCTACTCTCCGACCGGATTCGGAAAGAGTGGCATCTGGTCTCGGGCTTGCTGATGCTGCTGACCTTGTTGTTCAGTTCCCTGCGTGACGATTTCGCTCTGGGCAAGCTGAACAACCTGATTTACGACTTCACCATGGCGGCGGCAATTCCACAGGCCGCCCCCCCGGACATTGTCATCGTCGCGATTGACGACTACAGCATTGCCAATCTGGGTTTCTGGCCCTGGCGGCGTATCAACCACGCGCAGCTGTTGGGCCGTCTTGAACAGGCCCGTGCGGTTGGCATAGACCTGGTCTTTCAGGAACCCAATCCCGCCTATCCCGATGATGATCTCGCTCTAACGCAAGCCATTCAGCAACATGGGCGTGTAGTCCTGCCGCTGGTATATGACCCGCAGCGCTACATCGTCCATACCGCCATTCCCATGCTCAGCCAGGCGGCCAAAGCATCGGGATATATCAATATCGAACCCGACCCGGATGGTGTGGTTCGCCGTGTCGCGCTGCAACGTGTCACTCCCTTGGAACGCGTGCTGCCGCACTTTACGATTGCAATGTTAATGACGGGCGGGGATATGGATCTGGCCTTGCAGGCCCTGGACTCCAGCAAGACTGACATTCCGCACATTCCTTTTCTGGGGCGCAGTGGACACTTTCAGACCGTTCCTTACTTCAATGTACTGAATGGGGACATCCCGGCCTCTTTCTTCAAGGACAAATACGTCCTGGTCGGCGCCTGGGGCAGTGGGCTGGGAGATACCTTTCCAACCCCATTATCCAAAGCTGGCATGAGCAGCATGTCGGGTGTGGAGATTCTGGCCAACACCCTACAGGCCGTACGCAGCAATCAATGGGTGCGCACACCGCCAGCCTGGTTTATTGCGCTGGCCAGTTGCTTGCCAGTCCTGCTGGCGTGTCAGGTTCTGATCTATCTGTCGCCACGCGCCACCTTGCTGAGCCTGATCGGGCTGGTCTTTGCGATCTTGCTGGTGAACTGGATCGCCATGCATGGCTTCAACCTGTGGATTCCGCCCCTGGCCAGCCTGATTACCGTCCTGCTAGCCTACCCGCTCTGGCATTGGCGCAGTCAAGAAGCCGCCCTGAATCAGGTCACGGAAGAACTGAACAAGCTGCAGCTGGAATACCCCGATGTCAGAACGGCGCTGAACGAGCGGCTGTCTGGTTTGAGTGCACGTAACCTGCCTCATCGTCTGACCCAACTGCACAAATCCATCAATCTGCTGCGCCAGGCCCAAACCAAGCGTGAAGAAACACTGCGCTTTATCTCGCACGATATGCGGGCCCCCCAGAACTCCATCCTGGCTCTGGCCAGCCTGCAACGTCAGGATGACAGCAAGCTGCCGCCCGACCAGTTCCTGCACAAGATGGAAAACTATGCCGAACAAACGCTGGAGCTGGTCGATAACTTCATCAGCCTGGCACGAGCCGAAGCGATGGAGATGGTGCTAAGCCCGCTGGCTCTGCCCGATCTGCTGGCAGACTGTATGGACGATGCCTGGGCCAGTGCCAGAAAACGCTCCATCAGCCTGAACCTGCATGACTCGGAACTGGTCTGGGTAAACGGCAACGCTCCCATGCTGCGCCGTGCCTTTACCAACCTGATTCAGAACGCTATCAAATATGGGCCGGATGGCAACCAGATTGATATAGAGCTGGTTCTGGATAAAAAAACAGTGCGGATATTCGTCAAGGATCAGGGCTGGGGTATTCCAATCGAAAATCAGGCAACTATTTTCGAACCCTATCACCGTGCCCATGAGAACACCGCCGGTGCACCTTCAGGTAGCGGGCTGGGTCTGGCTTTTGTGAAAACCGTCATCAACAAGCATGGTGGCGACATTGCCCTGGACAGCACCAACGAACAGGGCTGTACCTTTATCGTTTCCCTGAGCACCATTGATGTTTCCGATGAAGGCTGA
- the rpsL gene encoding 30S ribosomal protein S12 has product MPTISQLVRKPREVSRVSSKSPALENCPQRRGVCTRVYTTTPKKPNSALRKVAKVRLTNGFEVISYIGGEGHNLQEHSVVLVRGGRVKDLPGVRYHIVRGALDLQGVKDRKQSRSKYGAKRPK; this is encoded by the coding sequence ATGCCAACCATTAGCCAGCTCGTGCGTAAACCGCGCGAAGTCAGCCGCGTTAGCAGCAAGAGCCCAGCGCTCGAGAACTGCCCACAGCGCCGCGGTGTTTGCACCCGTGTATACACCACGACCCCCAAAAAGCCTAACTCCGCTCTGCGTAAAGTCGCCAAAGTGCGTCTGACCAACGGCTTCGAAGTTATTTCTTACATCGGTGGTGAAGGCCACAACCTGCAAGAGCACTCGGTCGTTCTCGTCCGTGGTGGTCGTGTTAAAGATTTGCCAGGTGTGCGTTACCACATCGTTCGCGGTGCTCTTGACCTGCAAGGCGTCAAGGACCGTAAACAGTCCCGCTCCAAGTACGGCGCCAAGCGTCCCAAGTAA
- the tuf gene encoding elongation factor Tu, which yields MAKGKFERTKPHVNVGTIGHVDHGKTTLTAAICTVLSKAYGGEARDYSQIDNAPEEKARGITISTSHVEYETPNRHYAHVDCPGHADYVKNMITGAAQMDGAILVCSAADGPMPQTREHILLSRQVGVPYIIVFLNKADMVDDEELIELVEMEVRELLSKYDFPGDDTPIIKGSAKLALEGDEGPLGSQAVLALAEALDNYIPTPERAVDGTFLMPVEDVFSISGRGTVVTGRIERGIIKVGEEIEIVGIKDTVKTICTGVEMFRKLLDQGEAGDNVGLLLRGTKREDVERGQVLAKPGSIKPHTDFDAEVYILSKEEGGRHTPFFKGYRPQFYFRTTDVTGTIELPEDKEMVLPGDNISMKVSLIAPIAMEEGLRFAIREGGRTVGAGVVAKIIK from the coding sequence ATGGCAAAAGGTAAGTTTGAACGGACTAAACCGCACGTCAACGTCGGTACTATCGGTCACGTTGACCACGGTAAAACCACTCTGACCGCTGCAATCTGCACGGTTCTGTCCAAGGCATACGGCGGCGAAGCACGCGATTACTCGCAGATCGACAACGCCCCTGAAGAAAAAGCACGTGGTATCACCATCAGCACCTCGCACGTTGAGTACGAGACGCCTAACCGTCACTACGCACACGTTGACTGCCCCGGCCACGCTGACTACGTCAAGAACATGATTACCGGTGCTGCCCAGATGGACGGCGCTATCTTGGTTTGCTCGGCCGCTGACGGCCCAATGCCCCAGACTCGCGAGCACATCCTGCTGAGCCGTCAGGTTGGCGTTCCTTACATCATCGTGTTCCTGAACAAGGCCGACATGGTTGATGACGAAGAGCTGATCGAACTGGTTGAAATGGAAGTTCGCGAGCTGTTGTCCAAGTACGACTTCCCTGGCGACGACACCCCGATCATCAAGGGTTCGGCCAAACTGGCTCTGGAAGGCGACGAAGGCCCACTGGGCAGCCAAGCCGTTCTGGCTCTGGCCGAAGCGCTGGACAACTACATTCCTACGCCTGAGCGTGCCGTTGACGGTACGTTCCTGATGCCTGTTGAAGACGTGTTCTCGATCTCCGGCCGTGGTACGGTTGTGACCGGTCGTATTGAGCGCGGCATCATCAAGGTCGGCGAAGAAATCGAAATCGTGGGTATCAAAGACACGGTCAAGACCATTTGTACCGGCGTTGAAATGTTCCGCAAACTGCTGGACCAGGGCGAAGCTGGCGATAACGTCGGTCTGCTGCTGCGTGGTACCAAGCGTGAAGACGTGGAACGTGGTCAAGTTCTGGCCAAGCCAGGCTCGATCAAGCCACACACTGACTTCGACGCCGAGGTGTACATTCTGTCCAAAGAAGAAGGTGGTCGTCACACTCCTTTCTTCAAGGGCTACCGTCCTCAGTTCTACTTCCGTACAACTGACGTGACCGGCACCATCGAGCTGCCAGAAGACAAGGAAATGGTTCTGCCAGGCGACAACATTTCGATGAAAGTGTCCCTGATCGCTCCTATCGCCATGGAAGAAGGTCTGCGCTTCGCTATTCGCGAAGGCGGCCGTACCGTTGGCGCTGGCGTGGTTGCAAAAATCATCAAGTAA
- a CDS encoding FecR family protein, translating into MITLRIAAPLVCGLIWGGVVSAQPSGARGENFIYKVLAGDTLLDISQTYTRQSRNWSEIQRLNAVADPYRLPIGKELHIPFRMIPEVAAPARITHQTGQILVNGQALGAGTTHLQEGDLIRTGSNGYLTLELQDGSQLSVPAQASLSVTRMRAFEGTGLTDSIIALDDGDVESRVSPEKTGVGRFEVRTPVSITGVRGTELRVRTQQGMAHSEVLEGRAELGTQQRSTPTALKQNQGAAVGTDGNIMALAPLLPAPQISTPERRGGQWNSTIQAVPGAQAYLVQTSTDPQGAKLLSRDITTDTDIQFGASRPGTYYVTVRAIDRHGLMGPDTIESFEGAASLTSSDGQAVVSNFGDPILLSQFE; encoded by the coding sequence ATGATTACTTTGCGTATCGCCGCCCCCCTTGTTTGCGGCCTGATTTGGGGTGGCGTCGTGTCAGCCCAACCTTCCGGCGCCCGTGGCGAGAACTTCATCTACAAAGTGCTGGCCGGTGACACCTTGCTGGATATTTCCCAGACTTACACACGCCAGAGCCGTAACTGGTCCGAAATCCAGCGCTTGAATGCGGTGGCTGACCCTTATCGCCTGCCCATTGGCAAAGAGCTGCACATTCCGTTTCGCATGATCCCGGAAGTGGCCGCCCCCGCCCGCATCACGCACCAAACCGGCCAGATTCTGGTAAACGGACAAGCGCTGGGCGCAGGCACCACGCATTTGCAGGAAGGCGACCTGATACGCACGGGCAGCAACGGCTATCTGACACTGGAACTGCAGGACGGCAGCCAACTGAGCGTGCCCGCCCAGGCTTCCTTGAGCGTGACCCGCATGCGTGCCTTTGAAGGCACGGGCCTGACCGACTCGATCATCGCTCTGGATGATGGCGACGTGGAATCGCGTGTGTCCCCGGAGAAAACCGGCGTGGGCCGCTTTGAAGTCCGTACCCCTGTCAGCATTACCGGCGTGCGGGGCACCGAATTGCGTGTGCGCACCCAGCAAGGCATGGCTCACAGCGAAGTGCTGGAAGGCCGCGCAGAACTGGGCACCCAGCAACGCAGCACCCCCACTGCCCTGAAGCAGAATCAAGGGGCTGCGGTGGGCACAGACGGCAACATCATGGCACTGGCGCCCTTGTTGCCCGCCCCGCAAATCTCCACCCCCGAGCGTCGCGGCGGTCAATGGAACAGCACGATTCAGGCTGTACCCGGTGCCCAGGCCTATCTGGTTCAGACCTCCACCGATCCGCAAGGCGCCAAGCTGCTGTCGCGCGACATCACGACCGATACGGACATTCAGTTCGGTGCCTCGCGCCCCGGCACCTACTACGTCACCGTACGTGCCATTGACCGCCACGGTCTGATGGGTCCGGACACGATCGAAAGCTTTGAAGGCGCAGCCAGCCTGACCAGCTCGGATGGCCAGGCCGTGGTCAGCAATTTTGGCGACCCAATCCTGCTCTCTCAATTCGAGTAG